A genomic segment from Segniliparus rotundus DSM 44985 encodes:
- a CDS encoding terminase, whose amino-acid sequence MARLSEVARHLVVPEGIVSTEWPRVRAKCSELGLGFDEWQDGLGRLMFSKREDGLYACDTVVVSIPRQVGKTHVMMSALFALCLLRAGLTVLWTAHRVKTAKETFGSMAALAARDSVRPLVAQVVRGRGDEAVLFVNGSRILFGAREAGFGRGFADVGVLAFDEAQILGESALDDMLASQNVAENPLTLFMGTPPRPKDPGEAFTMFRQEALDGESEGTLYVELSADRGCDVEDREQWRKANPSYPHRTSERAMLRLRKNLLEDSFRREALGVWDEVSTHQAVVKDSVWRALRADGPESSVRPHALVVDMSHSREVSVGACWLDGDCAHVEEVWAGVSGSECVEWVAANVGRRVPVGVDSASPASSLVPELRRRGVRVVVTNASDMAKAFGMLMDRVAAGSLSHANQESVNQAVAGARRRPIRDAGGYGLDRRDETANIAPLVAVMLSVLVAVTHGRRKSVVSSGRGGFVL is encoded by the coding sequence ATGGCTCGGCTATCTGAGGTCGCGCGTCATCTGGTGGTCCCGGAGGGGATCGTTTCGACGGAGTGGCCTCGGGTGCGGGCGAAGTGCTCGGAGCTGGGGTTGGGTTTCGATGAGTGGCAGGACGGGCTTGGCCGGTTGATGTTCTCGAAGCGCGAGGACGGTTTGTACGCGTGCGACACGGTGGTGGTGTCGATTCCCCGGCAGGTCGGCAAGACGCATGTGATGATGTCGGCTTTGTTCGCGCTGTGTTTGCTGCGGGCGGGGTTGACGGTGTTGTGGACGGCGCACCGGGTGAAGACGGCGAAGGAGACGTTCGGGTCGATGGCGGCTCTGGCGGCGCGGGATTCGGTGCGTCCGCTGGTGGCCCAGGTTGTTCGTGGCCGTGGCGACGAGGCCGTGTTGTTTGTGAACGGCTCAAGGATTTTGTTCGGTGCTCGTGAGGCGGGGTTCGGGCGCGGGTTCGCGGATGTGGGCGTGTTGGCGTTCGATGAGGCGCAAATCCTCGGTGAGTCGGCGTTGGACGACATGTTGGCGTCGCAGAACGTGGCTGAGAACCCGTTGACGTTGTTCATGGGCACGCCGCCGCGTCCGAAAGATCCCGGCGAGGCGTTCACGATGTTCCGGCAGGAGGCGTTGGACGGGGAGTCCGAGGGCACGTTGTACGTGGAGCTGTCGGCGGATCGTGGTTGCGACGTGGAGGACCGGGAGCAGTGGCGCAAGGCGAATCCGAGCTATCCGCACCGCACATCGGAGCGGGCGATGCTCCGGTTGCGCAAAAACCTCTTGGAGGATTCGTTCCGGCGCGAGGCGCTTGGGGTGTGGGACGAGGTTTCCACGCATCAGGCGGTGGTGAAGGATTCTGTGTGGCGGGCTCTTCGGGCTGATGGCCCGGAGTCGTCGGTCAGGCCGCACGCCTTGGTGGTGGACATGTCCCATTCGCGGGAGGTCTCTGTGGGGGCGTGCTGGTTGGACGGGGATTGCGCGCATGTCGAGGAGGTGTGGGCGGGGGTGTCGGGCTCTGAGTGCGTGGAGTGGGTCGCGGCGAACGTGGGCCGGCGTGTGCCTGTGGGGGTGGATTCGGCTTCGCCGGCGTCGTCGCTCGTGCCCGAGCTTCGCCGTCGCGGCGTTCGGGTGGTGGTCACGAACGCGTCGGACATGGCCAAGGCGTTCGGGATGCTCATGGACCGGGTTGCGGCGGGTTCGCTCTCGCACGCGAACCAGGAGTCGGTGAATCAGGCGGTGGCGGGGGCGAGGCGTAGGCCGATCCGCGACGCGGGTGGCTACGGGCTGGACCGCAGGGACGAGACGGCGAACATCGCGCCGCTTGTCGCGGTGATGTTGTCGGTGCTGGTCGCGGTGACGCATGGCAGACGGAAGAGTGTTGTTTCGAGCGGTCGAGGGGGGTTCGTGCTGTGA
- a CDS encoding phage portal protein, translating into MTVFAEAPRVRGLTDDEQRLLGRLFDELTRRAGRNQSRSRLYEGKYAVKRTSTIPPEYFRMGIVLGWAAKAVDILARRCNLDGFTWADGDLESLGSREVWSENLLGTESDSGVVSSLIHGPAFLVNTAGEAWEPKALIHVKDALNAVGDWNPRARRLENLLSITDRDEEDRVTGFALYMDGLTVSAARDSSGWAVERSDHKFGVPAEPLVYKPRAGRPFGSSRINRAVIALLEQATRVAIRMEAHADTFSFPEFWMFGATLADLAGGEKNPNPWRVRMGRIKGLPDDEETGVRAEVHQFPAASPQPHVDMFEHIAGQFAGETSIPVESLGLVNRANPTSAESYIASREDLIAEAEGATDDWSPAFQRSFTRALAIRNGLDSVPAEWVTIAPKWRSPIHLSRAAQADAGSKQLAAAPWLADTEVGLGLLGLDEQQIRLALSQRRRAQGSQALAALTARARGTADAAGE; encoded by the coding sequence GTGACTGTGTTCGCGGAGGCTCCTCGGGTGCGGGGTTTGACGGACGACGAGCAGCGGCTGTTGGGCCGCTTGTTCGATGAGTTGACGCGGCGCGCTGGGCGCAACCAGTCCCGCTCGCGGCTGTACGAGGGCAAGTACGCGGTGAAGCGGACGAGCACGATCCCACCGGAGTATTTCCGCATGGGGATTGTGCTGGGTTGGGCCGCGAAGGCCGTGGACATCCTGGCGCGGCGTTGCAACCTGGACGGGTTCACATGGGCGGACGGGGATCTTGAGTCGTTGGGGTCGCGCGAGGTGTGGTCGGAGAACCTGTTGGGCACCGAGTCGGACTCGGGCGTGGTGTCCTCGCTGATCCACGGCCCAGCGTTCCTTGTGAACACCGCAGGGGAGGCGTGGGAGCCGAAGGCGTTGATCCATGTCAAGGACGCGCTCAACGCGGTGGGCGACTGGAACCCCCGCGCGAGGCGTTTGGAGAACCTGTTGTCGATCACGGATCGCGACGAAGAGGACCGGGTGACCGGGTTCGCGCTGTACATGGACGGGTTGACGGTTTCCGCCGCGCGGGACTCCTCGGGCTGGGCTGTGGAGCGCTCCGACCACAAGTTCGGGGTGCCCGCAGAGCCGCTGGTGTACAAGCCGCGCGCGGGTCGCCCGTTCGGCTCGTCGCGGATCAACCGGGCGGTGATCGCGCTTTTGGAGCAGGCCACGCGCGTGGCGATCCGCATGGAGGCGCACGCGGACACGTTCTCCTTCCCGGAGTTCTGGATGTTCGGGGCGACCCTCGCGGATCTGGCGGGGGGCGAGAAGAACCCGAACCCGTGGCGGGTTCGCATGGGCCGCATCAAAGGCTTGCCCGACGACGAGGAGACCGGGGTGCGCGCGGAGGTGCATCAGTTCCCCGCCGCTTCGCCGCAGCCGCATGTGGACATGTTCGAGCACATCGCGGGGCAGTTCGCGGGGGAGACGTCGATCCCGGTGGAGTCGCTGGGGTTGGTGAACCGCGCGAACCCGACGTCCGCCGAGTCGTATATCGCCTCTCGTGAGGATTTGATCGCGGAGGCCGAGGGCGCCACCGACGATTGGTCCCCGGCGTTCCAACGCTCCTTCACCCGGGCGTTGGCGATCAGGAACGGCTTGGACTCGGTGCCCGCCGAGTGGGTCACGATAGCCCCGAAGTGGCGTTCGCCCATTCACTTGTCGCGGGCCGCGCAGGCGGACGCGGGCTCCAAGCAGCTCGCGGCGGCGCCGTGGCTCGCTGACACCGAGGTCGGCCTCGGGCTGTTGGGGCTCGATGAGCAGCAGATCCGGTTGGCGCTCTCGCAGCGCCGCCGCGCGCAGGGCTCGCAGGCCCTCGCTGCGCTCACCGCTCGGGCCAGAGGGACCGCTGATGCCGCTGGCGAGTGA